The stretch of DNA CTGTTCTACCGCAAGCGAGGGCAGCTGGTTATGAGCATTGCCGTCACCGCCGAGGGCCGTAGCACCGTCACTCTACTCGGCGAGACCGGTCGGCGGACCACCACCGGGCTCTGGCAGATCATCGGCGAGACGCTCGCCGATGATCCGGATTCGAGTGAGATCCAAGCAACGACCGGGAGTCGATGGTCGATTTGGCGGCGTTCCGCAAAGCGCTGGGCGCGCATGCACCCCTGGCCTGCAATGGCGCCAATCGGCACGTTCGCACTCGGTCTGTCGCTGCTTGCGGTCTCGCCACATTCGTGGGGCGATGCCGTAGGAGCTGTGTTGCTGGCGCTACTGCTCAGCGCAGCCATCGCCCGCGGGCTTCGGCTGTGGCCGAACAACCGAGTGCTCCATTGGCACGCGGTACGAATCCCGCCGCTACGACCTGGTCAGTCGACCACCCGGTTGTAGAAGGTGCGCAGCGACAGCAACGTCATGCCGATCACGCCGAAGACGAGCGCGAGCGAGAAACCCCAGATCGGCATGTGCGGCAGAACCGGCGTCAACGATGCGCGCAACCCTTCGGTCATGTAGACGAGCGGGTTGACCAGTACCGCCCACTTGAGCCACGGGATCGGGCCGAGGGTCGACCACGGGTAGTAGATGCAACCCAAGAAGGTCAGCGGGAGAACGATGACACTGAAGATGAGTGGCACCTT from Mycobacteriales bacterium encodes:
- a CDS encoding ABC transporter permease produces the protein KVPLIFSVIVLPLTFLGCIYYPWSTLGPIPWLKWAVLVNPLVYMTEGLRASLTPVLPHMPIWGFSLALVFGVIGMTLLSLRTFYNRVVD